Proteins encoded in a region of the Bradyrhizobium sp. CB3481 genome:
- a CDS encoding class 1 fructose-bisphosphatase — protein MDERVTLRSHLDRSVLQTVDGAAVGAVIEAIAAAAVELAALIADGPLADITGQDGGINTDGDRQKDIDIVADDLMRRALRAAPVAAVLSEEAALPETLRPEASLCVAIDPLDGSANLENNISMGTIFSIRPRGNDILSTFFEPGTVQCAAGFTVYGPQTTFVLALDARVDIFILDRRAREFLLVRQAVQIARDTPEFAINASNRRHWHGPVRAYIDECLAGTNGGGEVDFNMRWIGSLVAEALRILVRGGVFLYPADARASYREGRLRLLYEAHPMALIMEWAGGAATTGRRRILELGAKTPHQRVPLIMGSARGVRDIAALHERVEPMFDNSTAPLFARRGLFRDGAL, from the coding sequence ATGGACGAACGCGTGACGCTGCGTTCACATCTCGATCGATCCGTTCTACAGACCGTGGATGGCGCTGCGGTCGGTGCTGTCATCGAGGCCATTGCCGCCGCTGCCGTCGAGCTCGCGGCACTGATCGCCGATGGACCGCTCGCCGATATCACCGGGCAGGACGGCGGCATCAATACGGATGGCGATCGGCAGAAGGACATCGACATCGTCGCCGATGATTTGATGCGGCGCGCGCTGCGCGCTGCGCCGGTGGCGGCAGTTCTTTCCGAGGAAGCGGCGCTGCCGGAGACCTTGCGGCCGGAGGCGAGCCTCTGCGTTGCGATCGATCCGCTCGACGGATCGGCCAATCTCGAAAACAACATCTCGATGGGCACCATCTTTTCGATCCGCCCGCGGGGCAACGACATTCTTTCGACGTTCTTCGAGCCGGGCACCGTGCAGTGCGCGGCAGGCTTCACCGTGTACGGTCCGCAAACCACCTTCGTTCTCGCCCTCGACGCGCGCGTCGACATCTTCATCCTCGACCGCCGGGCGCGGGAGTTTTTGCTGGTCCGCCAGGCGGTGCAGATCGCGCGCGATACGCCGGAGTTCGCCATCAACGCATCCAATCGCCGGCACTGGCATGGCCCGGTTCGCGCCTATATCGACGAATGCCTCGCCGGCACCAATGGCGGCGGCGAGGTGGATTTCAACATGCGCTGGATCGGCTCGCTGGTCGCCGAAGCACTGCGCATCCTGGTGCGCGGCGGGGTGTTCCTCTACCCGGCCGATGCCCGCGCCAGCTATCGCGAGGGCAGGCTGCGCCTTCTCTACGAAGCGCATCCGATGGCGTTGATCATGGAATGGGCCGGCGGTGCAGCAACGACCGGGCGACGACGAATTCTCGAACTCGGCGCGAAGACGCCGCACCAGCGGGTGCCGTTGATCATGGGGTCTGCGCGAGGCGTGCGCGATATCGCTGCTCTCCACGAGAGGGTCGAACCGATGTTCGACAACAGCACGGCGCCGTTGTTCGCACGGCGCGGCCTGTTTCGTGACGGAGCGTTGTGA
- the tkt gene encoding transketolase — protein sequence MNAPVLSHTASRPDVSHVEMASAIRFLAIDAVEKAKSGHPGMPMGMADVATVLFSRFLKFDPSDPAWPDRDRFVLSAGHGSMLLYALLHLTGYEGMTLDELKAFRQWGSKTPGHPEHGHTPGVETTTGPLGQGIATAVGMALAERLMNARFGDDCVDHFTYVIAGDGCLMEGISHEAISLAGHLRLNRLIVLFDDNEISIDGATSLSCSDDQLARFKAAGWAACRIDGHDPEAIAAAIERARNSDRPSLIACRTIIGFGAPNRQGTEKVHGAPLGAEETGKTRAALNWSHAPFEVPQTVLAQWREAGRRGHAARRHWIERTRRLGSDSRSPFHDALNRNLPYSYVQAMARLRDDFATQQPNIATRQASQRVIDVIAEALPNLLGGSADLTHSNLTRAKTQRPVQPASFEGSYIHYGVREHAMAAAMNGLALHGGFIPYGGTFLSFADYSRPAIRLAALMNIRVVHVMTHDSIGLGEDGPTHQPVEHLASLRAIPNLLVFRPADAIETAEAWDCALRSQASPSVLCLSRQALPAFRKGDDDNLVARGAYVVVEPGHGRDVTLIATGSEVSIAIEAAKALATDGVRAAVVSAPCFELFRRQSPAYRADVLGGAPRIGIEAAIEGDWARWLGDSGEFVGMTGFGASAPAETLYREFGITANAVAIAALRCIARSRMAAA from the coding sequence ATGAACGCTCCCGTCCTGTCCCACACAGCCAGCCGCCCCGACGTGTCGCATGTTGAGATGGCTAGCGCCATCCGCTTCCTGGCGATCGACGCCGTCGAGAAGGCCAAGTCCGGTCATCCCGGGATGCCGATGGGCATGGCCGACGTCGCGACCGTGCTGTTTTCGCGCTTTCTCAAATTCGATCCCTCAGACCCGGCGTGGCCGGATCGCGACCGCTTCGTGCTGTCGGCCGGCCATGGCTCGATGCTGCTGTATGCGCTGCTGCACCTGACGGGCTACGAAGGCATGACGCTGGACGAGCTCAAGGCCTTTAGGCAGTGGGGATCGAAGACGCCGGGACATCCCGAGCATGGCCATACTCCTGGTGTAGAGACGACCACCGGACCGCTCGGACAGGGCATTGCCACCGCGGTCGGCATGGCGCTGGCCGAGCGGCTGATGAACGCCCGCTTCGGCGACGACTGCGTCGACCATTTTACATACGTGATCGCCGGCGACGGCTGCCTGATGGAAGGAATCAGCCACGAGGCGATTTCGCTGGCCGGGCATCTCCGGCTCAATCGCCTGATCGTGCTGTTCGACGACAACGAAATCTCGATCGACGGTGCGACGTCACTATCCTGTTCGGATGACCAGCTCGCACGGTTCAAGGCGGCGGGATGGGCGGCCTGCCGGATCGATGGCCACGATCCCGAAGCCATCGCGGCCGCGATCGAGCGGGCGCGCAACAGTGATCGGCCTTCGCTGATCGCCTGCCGCACCATCATCGGCTTCGGCGCTCCGAACCGGCAGGGAACGGAGAAAGTTCATGGTGCGCCGCTGGGCGCCGAGGAAACCGGCAAGACACGGGCTGCGTTGAACTGGTCGCATGCGCCGTTCGAGGTTCCGCAAACCGTCCTCGCGCAGTGGCGTGAGGCCGGACGCCGCGGGCATGCCGCCCGCCGCCACTGGATCGAACGGACCAGGCGTCTGGGTTCGGACTCCCGCTCACCGTTTCACGATGCGCTCAATCGCAACCTGCCGTACAGCTATGTGCAGGCAATGGCACGACTGCGCGACGACTTTGCAACCCAGCAACCGAACATCGCCACCCGGCAGGCGTCGCAGCGCGTGATCGATGTCATAGCGGAAGCGCTGCCCAATCTGCTCGGTGGCTCGGCGGATCTGACGCATTCCAACCTGACGCGGGCCAAGACCCAGCGGCCGGTACAGCCGGCTTCCTTTGAAGGCAGTTATATTCACTATGGCGTCCGCGAGCACGCCATGGCCGCGGCGATGAACGGCCTCGCGCTGCACGGCGGCTTCATCCCCTATGGTGGCACGTTTCTCAGCTTCGCCGACTACAGCCGTCCGGCGATCCGGCTGGCGGCGCTGATGAACATTCGCGTCGTCCATGTGATGACGCATGATTCGATCGGGCTCGGTGAAGATGGCCCGACCCATCAGCCGGTCGAGCATCTGGCCTCGCTGCGAGCGATCCCCAATCTCTTGGTTTTCCGGCCCGCCGATGCCATCGAGACGGCGGAGGCCTGGGACTGCGCGCTGCGGTCGCAGGCCAGCCCGTCAGTACTCTGCCTGTCGCGGCAGGCGCTGCCTGCCTTCCGCAAAGGGGACGACGACAATCTGGTTGCGCGCGGCGCCTATGTCGTCGTCGAGCCGGGACACGGACGCGACGTCACGCTGATCGCGACCGGGTCGGAGGTCTCAATCGCCATCGAGGCGGCGAAAGCGCTTGCAACGGACGGTGTCCGCGCCGCCGTCGTATCGGCACCGTGCTTCGAACTGTTTCGCAGGCAGTCGCCCGCGTACCGCGCCGATGTTCTTGGAGGCGCCCCGCGGATCGGGATCGAAGCGGCGATCGAAGGCGACTGGGCGCGCTGGCTCGGCGACAGCGGCGAATTTGTCGGCATGACCGGCTTCGGCGCATCCGCGCCGGCGGAAACGCTCTATCGCGAGTTCGGCATCACCGCGAACGCCGTCGCAATAGCCGCCTTGCGCTGCATTGCGCGATCAAGAATGGCAGCAGCCTAG
- the fba gene encoding class II fructose-bisphosphate aldolase (catalyzes the reversible aldol condensation of dihydroxyacetonephosphate and glyceraldehyde 3-phosphate in the Calvin cycle, glycolysis, and/or gluconeogenesis) yields the protein MARITLRQLLDHAAEHGYGVPAFNINNMEQGLAIMEAAAAVDAPVILQASRGARSYAGDTMLAKMIDALEEMYPQIPLCLHQDHGNEESTCATALQHGFTSVMMDGSLKADAKTAASYEYNVDITRRVVDMAHWIGASVEGELGVLGSLEHGGGEQEDGHGVEGEVSHDQLLTDPDQAVDFVRATKVDALAIAMGTSHGAYKFSRKPDGDILAMRVVEEIHQRLPNTHLVMHGSSSVPQPLQDAFNQFGGEMPQTWGVPVEEIVRGIRHGVRKVNIDTDCRLAMTAVFRKVATQNKNEFDPRKFLKPAMDGLRDLCRERFEQFDTAGHASQIKVIPLAEMARRYRSGALDPRIGGIADAAE from the coding sequence ATGGCGCGAATTACCTTGAGGCAATTGCTGGATCACGCCGCCGAGCACGGCTACGGCGTACCGGCATTCAATATCAACAACATGGAGCAGGGCCTTGCCATCATGGAGGCGGCGGCTGCCGTCGACGCGCCCGTCATCCTGCAAGCGTCGCGCGGCGCGCGCTCCTATGCGGGCGACACCATGCTGGCCAAGATGATCGATGCGCTGGAAGAGATGTATCCGCAGATCCCGCTCTGCCTGCACCAGGATCACGGCAACGAGGAATCGACCTGCGCCACCGCCCTGCAGCACGGATTTACTTCCGTGATGATGGACGGCTCGCTTAAGGCCGATGCCAAGACCGCCGCGAGCTACGAATACAATGTCGACATCACCCGCCGCGTGGTCGACATGGCGCACTGGATCGGTGCTTCCGTCGAAGGTGAGCTCGGCGTGCTCGGCTCGCTGGAGCATGGCGGCGGCGAGCAGGAGGACGGCCATGGCGTCGAAGGCGAGGTCAGCCACGACCAGTTGCTGACCGATCCGGACCAGGCGGTCGACTTCGTTCGCGCCACCAAGGTCGATGCGCTGGCGATTGCGATGGGCACCTCGCACGGCGCCTATAAATTCTCGCGCAAGCCGGATGGCGACATTCTTGCCATGCGGGTGGTCGAGGAAATCCATCAGCGGCTGCCCAATACGCACCTGGTGATGCACGGTTCATCCTCGGTGCCGCAGCCGCTGCAGGATGCGTTCAACCAGTTCGGCGGCGAGATGCCGCAGACCTGGGGTGTGCCGGTCGAGGAAATCGTGCGCGGCATCAGGCATGGTGTCCGCAAGGTCAATATCGACACCGACTGCCGGCTGGCGATGACCGCGGTGTTCCGCAAGGTCGCAACCCAGAACAAAAACGAATTCGATCCGCGCAAATTCCTGAAACCGGCGATGGATGGCTTGCGCGATCTTTGCCGCGAACGTTTCGAGCAATTCGACACGGCGGGCCATGCATCGCAGATCAAGGTCATT
- a CDS encoding LysR family transcriptional regulator: protein MAGRLLRELTIRQLRALAAVQKHRSVTAASKQLYLTQPAVTLQLRNLQAVAGLPLIQRTGDGMLLTDAGREVLALAERIEAAITDCETTLEMMAGKTAGRISIGAVSTAKYFVPFMISGFSKLYPNVEITLSIGNRQEVGEALRGYDLDFAIMGRPPADIDMNVHLIGDHPHVIIAPTAHRLARKTRIAPRELAGETFLTREPGSGTRGLMEQLFEKSGIHPRIGLAMSSNETIKQAVIAGLGIAFISAHTVATELDERRLVTLDVDGLPIVRQWFALARKDKVLLPPAQAMLDFLSAKGKQFLPRTQRRLRLTRPSVRSRRG from the coding sequence ATGGCCGGCCGATTGTTGCGGGAATTGACCATCCGCCAATTGCGCGCGCTGGCCGCCGTGCAGAAGCATCGCTCGGTAACGGCCGCCTCGAAGCAACTCTATTTGACACAGCCCGCGGTGACGCTGCAGCTGCGTAACCTGCAGGCGGTCGCAGGGTTGCCGCTGATCCAGCGCACCGGCGACGGGATGCTGCTGACGGATGCCGGGCGCGAGGTGTTGGCGCTTGCCGAGCGGATCGAGGCGGCGATCACCGACTGCGAGACCACCTTGGAGATGATGGCGGGGAAAACCGCGGGCCGCATCTCGATCGGCGCGGTTTCGACGGCGAAATACTTTGTGCCGTTCATGATCTCCGGATTTTCAAAACTCTATCCGAATGTCGAAATCACCCTCTCGATCGGCAACCGTCAGGAAGTTGGCGAGGCGCTGCGCGGCTACGACCTCGACTTCGCGATCATGGGCCGCCCGCCTGCCGACATCGACATGAACGTCCACCTGATCGGCGATCATCCCCACGTCATCATCGCGCCGACCGCGCATCGGCTGGCGCGAAAGACCCGCATCGCACCGCGCGAGCTCGCCGGCGAGACCTTCCTGACGCGCGAGCCGGGATCGGGAACGCGCGGGCTGATGGAGCAACTGTTCGAGAAGTCGGGCATCCATCCCCGAATCGGCCTCGCCATGAGCAGCAACGAGACCATCAAGCAGGCTGTCATCGCAGGACTCGGCATCGCCTTCATCTCGGCGCATACGGTTGCGACCGAACTCGACGAACGGCGCCTGGTGACGCTCGATGTCGATGGCCTGCCGATCGTGCGGCAATGGTTCGCGCTGGCGCGCAAGGACAAGGTGCTGCTGCCGCCGGCGCAGGCCATGCTCGATTTCCTCAGCGCCAAGGGTAAGCAGTTTTTGCCGCGAACGCAGCGCCGGCTGCGCCTCACCCGGCCTTCGGTACGGTCGCGGCGCGGCTGA
- a CDS encoding SDR family oxidoreductase, which yields MTQTSYAGLVDRTVLITGGASGIGAAFVRAFAAQRARVAFLDIDADAGEALVREVAGGSGLAPLFVPCDLLDIDALRAAITKVQAALGDASVLVNNAANDQRHVLSEVTPEEFDWTIGVNLKHVFFAAQAVVPQMRARGGGSIINMSSVAWIRGAPALPAYAAAKAAIVGFTNSLARLVGPDRIRVNAIAPGMVITERQRRLWFKDEQQISEFRTRQAIPDAVTPDDIARVALFLASDESQRITRQCFQVDGGL from the coding sequence ATGACCCAGACAAGCTATGCCGGCCTCGTTGATCGCACTGTACTGATCACCGGAGGCGCCAGCGGCATCGGGGCGGCCTTCGTGCGCGCCTTCGCAGCCCAACGGGCACGCGTCGCCTTTCTCGACATCGATGCCGATGCAGGCGAGGCGCTGGTGCGGGAGGTGGCAGGCGGATCCGGCTTGGCACCATTGTTCGTGCCGTGTGACCTTCTCGATATCGACGCGTTGCGCGCCGCAATTACCAAGGTGCAAGCTGCGCTCGGCGACGCCTCGGTGCTGGTGAACAACGCCGCCAACGACCAGCGCCATGTTCTTTCCGAGGTGACGCCGGAAGAATTCGACTGGACGATCGGCGTCAATCTCAAGCACGTCTTCTTCGCGGCGCAGGCGGTGGTGCCGCAGATGCGCGCGCGCGGCGGCGGCTCGATCATCAACATGTCGTCGGTGGCCTGGATACGCGGCGCGCCGGCGCTGCCGGCCTACGCGGCGGCAAAGGCGGCGATTGTCGGCTTCACCAACTCGCTGGCCCGGCTGGTCGGACCCGATCGGATTCGCGTCAACGCCATCGCACCCGGCATGGTGATCACCGAGCGGCAGCGCCGGCTGTGGTTTAAGGACGAGCAGCAGATATCCGAATTTCGTACCCGTCAGGCCATTCCGGATGCGGTGACGCCCGACGATATCGCGCGCGTGGCGCTGTTTTTGGCGTCCGACGAAAGCCAGCGCATTACGCGCCAGTGCTTTCAGGTCGACGGCGGCCTCTGA
- the ugpC gene encoding sn-glycerol-3-phosphate ABC transporter ATP-binding protein UgpC, which yields MAALSIRTLSKRYANLEVLKGIDLDIESGEFTVLVGPSGCGKSTLLNIVAGLDQPSAGTIEIGGRVVNDVPPKDRDIAMVFQSYALYPSMTVRQNITFGMECRHVPKAEQEKALANVARLLQIEPLLGRKPSQLSGGQRQRVAMGRALVRDPLLFLFDEPLSNLDAKLRVEMRMEIKRLHQRIGATIVYVTHDQIEAMTMATRIAVMHQGEVQQFADPDTVYRYPANLFVARFMGSPPMNTMPARLEAENGGAAVVIGAGRPDEVRLRLQGYDAAASFVGREVVLGIRPECIAEGSRGFSGASGAPIVVNAPVEMVEPTGAETIVLLRLGGEAALARISPDVRPAPGTLAPFALDTRRICLFDPATERLIA from the coding sequence ATGGCAGCGTTGAGCATTCGTACTCTGTCGAAGCGTTACGCCAATCTGGAGGTGCTGAAGGGAATCGATCTCGACATCGAGAGCGGCGAGTTTACCGTTCTGGTCGGACCGTCCGGCTGCGGGAAGTCCACGCTGCTCAACATCGTTGCCGGGCTCGATCAGCCGAGCGCGGGCACAATCGAAATCGGCGGCCGGGTCGTCAACGACGTTCCGCCAAAGGACCGCGACATCGCCATGGTGTTCCAGTCCTATGCGCTCTATCCGTCGATGACGGTGCGCCAGAACATCACGTTCGGCATGGAATGCCGCCATGTGCCGAAGGCGGAGCAGGAGAAGGCGCTCGCGAATGTCGCGCGCTTGCTGCAGATCGAGCCGCTGCTCGGCCGCAAGCCGTCGCAGCTCTCCGGCGGCCAGCGCCAGCGGGTTGCAATGGGCCGCGCATTGGTGCGCGATCCCTTGCTGTTCCTCTTCGACGAACCGCTCTCCAATCTCGACGCAAAACTGCGCGTCGAGATGCGGATGGAGATCAAGCGGCTGCATCAACGCATCGGCGCCACCATCGTCTATGTCACCCACGACCAGATCGAGGCGATGACGATGGCGACGCGGATCGCCGTGATGCATCAGGGCGAGGTGCAGCAATTCGCCGATCCCGATACCGTGTACCGCTATCCGGCCAATCTGTTCGTCGCGCGCTTCATGGGCTCGCCGCCGATGAACACGATGCCGGCCCGGCTCGAGGCCGAGAACGGCGGCGCGGCGGTCGTGATCGGCGCGGGGCGGCCGGACGAGGTCCGCCTTCGCCTGCAGGGATATGATGCGGCAGCTTCCTTTGTCGGCCGCGAGGTCGTGCTCGGGATCAGGCCGGAATGCATCGCCGAGGGCAGCCGCGGCTTTTCCGGTGCGTCGGGCGCACCGATCGTCGTCAATGCACCAGTCGAGATGGTCGAGCCCACCGGCGCCGAGACCATTGTGTTGCTGCGGCTCGGCGGGGAGGCCGCGCTGGCGCGGATCTCGCCCGATGTCCGGCCCGCGCCCGGCACGCTCGCGCCGTTCGCGCTGGATACGCGCCGCATCTGCCTGTTCGATCCCGCTACGGAGCGTCTCATCGCATGA
- a CDS encoding phosphoribulokinase — MSRAHPIISITGSSGAGTTSVKKTFEQIFRREKVVAAYIEGDAFHRYDRFEMRDKMREEAERGNKHFSHFSPETNLFEELERVFRDYGESGTGTTRHYVHDDEEAKLYGAKPGTFTEWEQLPEGSDLLFYEGLHGAVVTDKVNVAQHADLKIGVVPVINLEWIQKLHRDRRDRGYSQEAVTDTILRRMPDYVNYICPQFAETDINFQRVPTVDTSNPFIARWIPTPDESMVVIRLKNPRGIDFPYLLSMIPHSFMSRANSIVIHGAKLDLAMQLILTPLILQLMERKRRTI, encoded by the coding sequence ATGTCGCGGGCTCATCCCATCATATCGATCACGGGTTCGTCGGGCGCCGGCACGACATCGGTGAAGAAGACCTTCGAGCAGATCTTTCGCCGCGAGAAGGTCGTGGCCGCCTACATCGAAGGCGACGCCTTCCATCGCTACGATCGTTTCGAGATGCGAGACAAGATGCGGGAGGAGGCCGAGCGCGGCAACAAGCATTTCAGCCATTTCAGCCCGGAAACCAATCTGTTCGAAGAGCTCGAGCGGGTGTTCCGCGATTACGGCGAATCCGGCACCGGAACGACGCGCCATTATGTTCACGATGACGAAGAGGCGAAGCTGTACGGTGCCAAGCCGGGCACGTTCACCGAATGGGAGCAACTGCCTGAAGGCTCCGACCTCCTGTTCTACGAAGGACTGCATGGCGCGGTCGTGACCGACAAGGTCAACGTGGCGCAGCATGCCGATCTCAAGATCGGCGTCGTGCCGGTGATCAATCTGGAATGGATCCAGAAGCTGCATCGCGACCGTCGCGACCGCGGCTATAGCCAGGAGGCGGTGACCGACACGATCCTGCGGCGCATGCCTGATTACGTGAACTACATCTGTCCGCAGTTCGCCGAGACCGACATCAACTTCCAGCGCGTGCCGACGGTCGATACGTCGAACCCGTTCATCGCGCGGTGGATCCCGACGCCGGATGAATCGATGGTGGTGATCCGCCTCAAAAATCCGCGCGGTATCGATTTTCCCTATCTGCTGTCGATGATTCCGCACAGCTTCATGTCGCGCGCCAATTCGATCGTGATCCATGGCGCGAAGCTCGATCTCGCCATGCAGCTCATCCTCACTCCGCTGATCCTGCAACTGATGGAACGCAAGAGGCGCACGATATGA